In Candidatus Bathyarchaeota archaeon, the genomic window GTTGCGGGGCTAGCCATCCCCTTCATCTTGGAGTCGAGATCGAAGAGGAGGCCTAAAGCCGCCGTAGCAATGCCTGGAGTCAAGCTCTGCCCCAGCTGCGGCGTCGAGAACCCCCTAGACGCGGAGTACTGCATGGAGTGCGGGGTTAGGCTCCAACCCTAGCGTCGGTGGAAGAGGGGAGAGCCCCTGCCTTATTTATATCTCCCTCTTCCAGCTAGGGGCTTTAGGGCTTCACCTCTGTTTCGCCTCCATGTTAGGACAGTATGGGGTAGGGGGTTCCTGTATATCCAGAACCTCTGGTATAGGAGTGGTCTTTTAACGGGTGGGCCTATTTTATATAAATTATGGGAGGTTCAAAAAGCATTTTCATCGAAAGTAAGCTCCAAGATATCAAGAACATGTTCCGGCCGAAACGGATTCTTTTTTTCGGGAAACAATCTCGTTCTTTAAATACTTAAAAATTATTTTAAAAGATTAACACCTTAAGTTAGACGGCTGGGATTTCAATCTTTTCTTGGAGCTATTCGTTCACCCTTTGAGAATCAGCCTTAAATACTTTTATCATTATTTTATCTTTCATTGAGAGGCGATGAGATCTAAAAGGTATACTATTCTAACCTTGTTTATCTTGGTTTTCTCATGGACGATTCAAACGATGCCGGTCTCTCCGGAGGGCTTACCCGATCTAATCGTCGAGGATATAATATGGTTCCCCAAGGAACCTCACGTAGCCGAGGATATCTCCCTACAGGTGATGATAAAGAACGTTGGAGACGCCCCTATTAAGAAGGCGTTCAGATTGGAATTATATGTCGGAAAGAAGAAAGATCCCGCCCGATGGACCTTCACCTTTAGTGCGGAGAAACCTTTGCTTCCAAGTGAAGGATGGATTGGAATTTTCGACATCGATAAGGTTATGAGGAGTAAGTATGGTTGGGCCCTCAGCGAGGGTGACCATAAGCTCCGAGCAGTCGTTGACCCGGATCAACAGGTCGTGGAATCAAATGAAGAGAACAACGAGCTCGTTAAGATTCTACATGTAGGACCCAAGCTAACGACCAGGGCGACCACGATCACTTCCCCTACAACCATCACTAAAGTTACTGGCACCACTACGATGGCGGTTATTTCAGAGGTGGAATATCCCAGGAGGGTGCAGCCAGGGGAAGAATTTGAGATTAAGGTAACGATACAGTATTCCTCTCCATATGAGATAAGGATCCGGATATGGGATCATGCCTTTGACAGACCGATAGACGAGATGACAGATAAGCTTGGACCCTATATGGGCTTAAAGACTTATACCTTTGTATTGAAAGCGCCTACAGAGGTTACCATATGGGAACTTTCAGTGGATGTATGCTATCTTTTACCCTACTACATAGAGTCAAGCCGTACATATAAATTTACTGAACCCGGCTATAACTATGATCTTGAAATATACGTAGGTACAGCCGAAACTGAAACTACCACCTCAATATACAGCTATACGCGAAGCGGAACTGAAGCAAGGAGCGAGACAGGCTTGTATAGGACCTCTTCCATTAGCACGGCTTCGTCATCGATTAGCACCACATCGGTCATTCCGACCGTTAGGGGGAAGGCCATGTTCTCCTCCTATACGCCCTATCTTCTCGGGGTGGCCATAGTTGCCTTATCAGCCATGTTTATAGCTTTGAAGAGGAGGAGGCCTCATATTTCCTCTACTGGGATAAAGCATTGCCTAAACTGTAATGCGGAGCTACCTTTAGATGCTGAATACTGTCATGAATGTAGGGCTAGGCAGTCCTCTACTATGAAAGAGGTGTGAGTGGAGGTTTGGGGGAGCGTTTCTATCGTAGGGAGGAGCTCGCTGGCAAGCTCGTCTACGATGATAAGGCCTTGAGGGTCGGCGAGGTTGTGGATGTGGGCTACAGCAAGGATGGGCGCACAGCCCTCATAGTCAGGGTTGAAGGGGGAGAGGAGAGGGTTATCCCATTCACGATGGTAGGGGAGATAGGCGACATAATACTCCTGAAACCCGCCGAGCCGGAGAAGCAGACAGCCGTGGTGGAGGTTACCCCTCAGCCTCAGCCCACGCCGCCTGAGCCGGGGAAGACGGCTCCAATGGCCGCCCGGGAGGGGGAGAAGACCTGCCCCAAATGCGGCCGCCTGAACATAGCCAGGGCGAAGTTCTGCATCAAATGCGGATACAAGTTCCCCTGACTCCTCAATCATGGAGGGAGGAATGTATGGCTGGAGATGAGGAGATCAGGTTCTGCCATGAATGCGGCACAGACCTAGTCGAGAGGGAAAGGCTAAGGTTAATCTCGATTTTCTTGTTGGTCACCCTGCTAATGGTGGCGGGTATACTCGGCTACGGCGTGGAGAGGTGGCGTAGGAGCAGCCTGGAACTTGAAGCTGAGAACGCTGAACTGGCAGCTGAGATCCATAGGCTAAACACCGATATGGAGAAGCTCAACCTCAGGGTGGAAGGGCTCCAGGCGGAGTCCTCAGAGTTGAGATTCCAGCTTGCGCAAGCCACGGCCGAGCTAGAGAAGCATAGGCTCAAGCGCCCAACCATAAATGAGCTGAGGGCCTTCCTGGAGATGGACTACACCAATGAGCATAGATACGATGTTGAGAGCTACATATGCGTCCACTATGCCAGAGACTTGAAGGCC contains:
- a CDS encoding zinc-ribbon domain-containing protein; the protein is MGERFYRREELAGKLVYDDKALRVGEVVDVGYSKDGRTALIVRVEGGEERVIPFTMVGEIGDIILLKPAEPEKQTAVVEVTPQPQPTPPEPGKTAPMAAREGEKTCPKCGRLNIARAKFCIKCGYKFP